From a single Lolium rigidum isolate FL_2022 chromosome 7, APGP_CSIRO_Lrig_0.1, whole genome shotgun sequence genomic region:
- the LOC124672958 gene encoding pentatricopeptide repeat-containing protein At2g32630-like: PAAAPLAVFASLLAARRFGAAKSMLPSLLTPSLLAVPFADLAAASLPRAAPQHAVAAFHDMLFRAYADAGAAERAAEAVDLTVSRLGRLDPRSLTSSLISLRQAGHLPAAVEILNKALASYPDSVTPLSASVVVDGFCKAGRMDDARRLLDEMPSRGVRLNACCYNPLLDTYTRQKNDGGVAEVLKEMENAGVEPTVGTYTILVGGLSKAGDISKVESVFDEMKRKNVAGDVYFYSAVINAYCRAGNVRRASEVFDECVANGIEPNERTYGALINGFCKIGQIEAAEMLFTDMQLRGVGHNQIVFNTMIDGYCRHGMVDKALHIKGVMEKMGIELDVYTYNTLACGLCRVNRMEEAKTLLHVMAEKGVAPNYVSYTTLISIHSKEGDMVEARRLFRDMDGKGSRPSAVTYNVMIDGYIKNGSIREAERFKKEMDKKGLVPDIYTYAALVHGHCVNGKVDVAMRLFEEMKSRGTKPNVVAYTALISGLAKEGRSEEAFKLYDDMLDAGLTPDDALYSVLVGSLHTDNRKDVLT, translated from the coding sequence ccggccgccgcgccgctcgcCGTCTTCGCGTCTCTCCTCGCGGCGCGCCGGTTCGGCGCGGCGAAGTCGATGCTCCCTTCCCTCCTCACCCCCAGCCTCCTCGccgtccccttcgccgacctcgcggccgcctcCCTCCCGCGCGCCGCTCCACAGCACGCCGTCGCCGCGTTCCACGACATGCTCTTCCGCGCCTATGCAGACGCCGGGGCCGCCGAACGCGCGGCCGAGGCTGTCGACCTCACCGTCTCCCGCCTCGGCCGCCTCGACCCCCGCTCCCTCACCTCCTCGCTCATCTCGCTCCGccaggccggccacctccccgccGCCGTGGAGATCCTCAACAAGGCGCTCGCTTCCTACCCCGACTCCGTCACGCCTCTCTCGGCGTCCGTTGTCGTCGACGGCTTCTGCAAGGCCGGCCGCATGGACGACGCGCGCCGGCTGCTCGACGAAATGCCGAGCCGCGGCGTGAGGCTCAACGCCTGCTGCTATAACCCGCTGCTCGACACCTACACGCGCCAGAAGAACGATGGCGGTGTCGCGGAGGTCCTAAAGGAGATGGAGAATGCTGGTGTGGAGCCGACGGTCGGGACGTATACGATCCTTGTCGGTGGGTTGTCCAAGGCCGGCGATATCAGCAAGGTCGAGTCTGTGTTTGatgagatgaagaggaagaatgtGGCAGGCGATGTCTACTTCTACAGCGCGGTCATCAACGCGTACTGTCGGGCTGGGAATGTGCGGAGGGCGTCTGAGGTGTTTGATGAGTGTGTTGCCAATGGCATCGAGCCGAATGAGCGTACTTATGGAGCGCTGATCAACGGGTTCTGCAAGATTGGGCAGATTGAGGCTGCGGAGATGTTGTTCACAGATATGCAGCTGCGTGGAGTTGGACATAACCAGATTGTTTTCAACACGATGATTGATGGTTATTGTCGCCATGGCATGGTGGACAAGGCACTCCATATAAAGGGGGTCATGGAGAAGATGGGCATTGAGTTGGATGTCTATACGTATAACACACTCGCGTGTGGGCTTTGCCGGGTGAATAGAATGGAAGAGGCCAAGACGCTACTGCATGTCATGGCCGAGAAGGGCGTCGCGCCAAACTATGTCAGCTACACTACATTGATCAGTATCCATTCCAAGGAGGGCGACATGGTAGAGGCAAGAAGGCTCTTCCGAGATATGGATGGTAAGGGGTCAAGGCCAAGTGCTGTTACCTATAATGTCATGATTGACGGGTACATCAAGAATGGAAGCATCCGCGAGGCTGAGCGGTTTAAAAAGGAGATGGACAAGAAAGGGCTTGTCCCAGACATATACACTTATGCAGCACTAGTTCATGGGCACTGTGTCAATGGGAAGGTGGATGTGGCGATGAGGCTGTTTGAAGAGATGAAGTCGAGAGGAACCAAACCCAACGTCGTGGCATATACAGCTCTGATATCAGGTCTGGCGAAGGAAGGTAGATCGGAGGAGGCGTTCAAGTTGTATGATGATATGCTAGACGCTGGATTGACTCCGGACGATGCTCTATATTCTGTGCTTGTAGGCAGCCTTCACACGGATAATAGGAAAGATGTTTTGACATGA